The following proteins come from a genomic window of Melospiza georgiana isolate bMelGeo1 chromosome 3, bMelGeo1.pri, whole genome shotgun sequence:
- the LOC131082102 gene encoding uncharacterized protein KIAA0408-like isoform X3, protein MKGNIQGRKEKRRAVFAVAQTLAMDLREQLENTERNWNKEKMELLERFDNERKEWECQWKLMQKKIEELYQEVKLRRESNMTIHDSKAIQSKMLQLSMHCPTLQESDTAELNHQHNVAKDRMEKGSLLGVTGHEWKEPRNKSRNNILLVDNLAFENHEEPQDSLTIKTSEQNTRNYIGDLNVALKELARVSEELCSYQEEIRKKSNHRRMKSLPFLGEFEESQNTVILPEMNHVSSNESQTSVAFETEEHNNRKNLMSSTRALKEISYGSLPGDVGTDFRPWQKKEAPPVPPRSTSRHLTNSLSAVIQLSEAPIRDPGIKSNCKAQDCWNGGKLRNPSPVNKNKSAVACANEGQAVKVPVMVTAAIPVTKNECNVPTNFCHNTWAYDMGKLGKDNKNEPSSLSAQKSCSDGNMAQSNKMHQKQNTKSHSSPFYSNDFYAPATSHNDLLEDTRYPLGKTQRNETLAAKIDEFNRTVFHTDKRNNALQENQVPQTASEDHKPCGPPCDSAASRAETVNTPCVSNAKLSAAKEQETNNTSKAVRTAGQQKHMNGLPNTSGYRHMLHEHDWRPSNLSGRPRSADSRSNYGVVEKLLKTYEKSTVTSPCNAKCCKDKRTQANSEFTNGGCETLSQYLEMLQIEQEKQDFPRNSARHIGQQLKQGKERQKLPEICVPVKCSSEKGFSRPARPANRRLPSRWASRSPSAPPAVRRTVYNSVSFRSETSVV, encoded by the exons ATGAAAG GAAACATtcaaggaagaaaggaaaaaaggagagctGTCTTTGCTGTTGCACAGACTTTAGCCATGGACCTGCGTGAACAACTGGAGAATACTGAGAGGAActggaataaagaaaaaatggaattgCTGGAGAGATTTGACAATGAAAGGAAAGAATGGGAATGTCAATGGAAGctcatgcagaagaaaatagaaGAG CTTTACCAGGAGGTAAAACTTAGAAGGGAGAGCAATATGACCATCCATGATAGCAAGGCCATTCAGAGCAAGATGCTGCAGCTGTCCATGCATTGCCCTACATTGCAAGAGAGTGACACAGCGGAGCTGAACCATCAACACAATGTGGCAAAGGACAGAATGGAGAAAGGGAGTCTGCTTGGTGTAACAGGACACGAATGGAAGGAGCCCAGAAACAAGAGCAGAAACAATATTCTGTTAGTGGACAATCTGGCCTTTGAGAACCACGAAGAACCTCAAGACAGCCTCACCATTAAAACCTCTGAGCAGAATACTAGAAATTATATTGGTGATCTCAATGTA gCTCTTAAAGAACTTGCCAGAGTCAGTGAAGAATTATGCAGCTATCAAGAGGAAATTCGAAAGAAGTCCAATCACAGAAG AATGAAGTCACTTCCTTTCCTGGGGGAATTTGAGGAAAGCCAAAACACAGTTATCCTGCCTGAGATGAACCATGTGTCCAGCAATGAATCACAGACTTCGGTTGCTTTTGAAACAGAGGAACATAATAATAGGAAGAATCTGATGAGCTCCACCAGGGCTTTGAAGGAGATTTCTTATGGTAGTCTTCCTGGTGACGTAGGAACAGATTTCAGACCTTGGCAAAAGAAAGAAGCTCCACCAGTTCCTCCACGGAGCACTTCTCGGCACCTAACAAACTCACTTTCTGCAGTCATACAGCTTTCAGAAGCACCCATAAGAGATCCAGGCATCAAAAGCAATTGCAAGGCTCAGGATTGTTGGAATGGGGGGAAACTGAGGAATCCTTCACctgtaaacaaaaataaatctgcagtAGCCTGTGCAAATGAAGGGCAGGCTGTGAAAGTCCCTGTAATGGTAACTGCTGCAATACCTGTAACCAAAAATGAGTGCAACGTTCCAACAAATTTCTGCCACAACACATGGGCATATGATATGGGCAAGCTTggaaaagacaataaaaatgaGCCTTCCTCACTCTCAGCCCAAAAGAGCTGTTCAGATGGAAATATGGCCCAAAGCAACAAGATGCATCAGAAACAAAATACCAAGTCTCACAGCAGCCCTTTTTACAGCAATGACTTTTATGCCCCTGCTACCTCGCACAATGATCTTTTGGAGGACACCAGGTATCCTTTGGGAAAGACCCAAAGAAATGAAACACTAGCAGCAAAGATTGATGAGTTTAATCGCACTGTATTTCACACAGACAAACGTAACAATGCTCTGCAGGAAAATCAGGTGCCTCAAACAGCCTCAGAAGATCACAAACCCTGCGGTCCACCCTGTGACTCTGCTGCTAGCAGGGCAGAAACTGTAAATACGCCTTGTGTTTCAAATGCCAAGCTCTCTGCAGCAAAGGAGCAAGAAACTAACAACACCAGCAAAGCTGtcaggacagcagggcagcaaaAACACATGAATGGACTTCCAAATACCAGTGGTTATAGGCACATGCTTCACGAGCATGACTGGAGACCAAGTAATTTATCCGGCCGCCCGCGCTCAGCTGACTCAAGGTCCAACTATGGTGTTGttgaaaagcttttgaaaacCTATGAAAAATCAACTGTGACTTCTCCGTGTAATGCAAAATGCTGCAAAGATAAGAGGACACAGGCAAATTCTGAATTCACCAATGGGGGTTGCGAGACACTGAGTCAGTATTTAGAAATGCTCCAGATTGAGCAAGAAAAACAAGACTTTCCGAGGAATTCAGCCAGGCATATTGGGCAGCAACTCAAGCAAGGAAAAGAGAGGCAGAAGTTACCAGAG